A single Triticum dicoccoides isolate Atlit2015 ecotype Zavitan chromosome 2A, WEW_v2.0, whole genome shotgun sequence DNA region contains:
- the LOC119353825 gene encoding stress-response A/B barrel domain-containing protein DABB1-like yields MICLRAIPSPRLLHLPLPRLASSPLRRIRPSAVLCAAAAMSSSPSVAAPTVAAPVEHIVLIKVRPEAVASGAAAAMVSALQALSTLVPGVSYIHAGPVLRLRSPAAEALGPTHLLHSRYATKADLAAYAPHPAHVAAVQAHVAPNALDATAVDWVNAAGAPSPVGPGAAVRLTLAKVKEGVEVGQLVEKVAAATKDAGEASGSKVSFGENFSPARAKGYQFGMVAVFGSVEELDAVEGDGKVEEAKAALRPMLDEVMVLDFVVDAPAAASL; encoded by the coding sequence ATGATTTGCCTCAGAGCCATCCCCTCCCCTCGACTCCTCCACCTACCCCTCCCCCGCCTCGCCTCCTCCCCGCTCCGCCGCATCAGGCCCTCCGCCGtcctctgcgccgccgccgccatgtcctCCTCCCCCTCCGTCGCTGCGCCCACCGTAGCGGCACCGGTCGAGCACATCGTGCTCATCAAGGTCCGCCCGGAGGCCGTGGCctcgggggcggccgccgcgatggTCTCCGCGCTGCAGGCGCTCTCCACGCTCGTCCCGGGGGTCTCCTACATCCACGCGGGCCCCGTGCTCCGCCTCCGCTCCCCGGCCGCCGAGGCGCTCGGCCCCACCCACCTCCTCCACTCCCGCTACGCCACCAAGGCCGACCTCGCCGCCTACGCGCCGCACCCGGCCCACGTCGCCGCCGTGCAGGCGCACGTCGCCCCCAACGCGCTCGACGCCACCGCCGTCGACTGGGTCAACGCCGCGGGCGCCCCGTCCCCCGTCGGCCCCGGCGCCGCCGTGCGCCTCACCCTCGCCAAGGTCAAGGAGGGCGTGGAGGTCGGGCAGCTCGTGGAGAAGGTGGCCGCCGCCACCaaggacgccggcgaggccagcggcTCCAAGGTCAGCTTCGGGGAGAACTTCTCCCCCGCGCGGGCCAAGGGGTACCAGTTCGGGATGGTGGCCGTGTTCGGCAGCGTCGAGGAGCTGGACGCCGTGGAGGGCGACGGCAAGGTGGAGGAGGCCAAGGCCGCCCTCAGGCCCATGCTCGACGAGGTCATGGTGCTGGACTTCGTCGTCGACGCTCCGGCGGCCGCGAGCCTCTGA
- the LOC119353826 gene encoding probable small nuclear ribonucleoprotein G produces the protein MSRSGQPPDLKKYMDKKLQIKLNANRVVIGTLRGFDQFMNLVVDNTVEVNGDEKTDIGMVVLRGNSVVMIEALEPIARSQ, from the exons ATGAGCCGATCGGGGCAGCCGCCGGATCTGAAGAA GTACATGGACAAGAAGCTCCAAA TCAAGCTGAATGCGAACCGCGTTGTCATTGGCACGCTTCGTGGATTTGATCAGTTCATGAATTTGGTGGTGGATAACACTGTGGAGGTCAATGGAGATGAGAAGACCGACATAGGGATGGTG GTTCTGAGAGGAAATAGTGTGGTGATGATTGAAGCCCTTGAACCAATTGCCAGGTCTCAGTGA
- the LOC119353824 gene encoding peroxisome biogenesis factor 10-like, which translates to MSAGDPAGDAGPSSRRAGAAARPRRFPTAAQPEVMRAAEKDDSYAAHVTEACRDAFRHLFGTRVAVAYQNEIKLLGQSLYYLLTTGSGQQTLGEEYCDISQVATSHGLPPTPARRMLFILYQTTVPYLAERISSRIVSRGIYMDDSQFDNHHENDNPSRGITESSTNTNESSRSLSFPMLSRLRSKAHAFWLWVVQKWPSMLPLGQDFIQLAIRTNLMFFYFEGLYYHLSKRGAGIHYVFIGKPMNQRPRYQILGIFLLIQLCILGAERLRRSNLSSIASSINQISSGSYPSSTGRSVPVVNEDGNIISDIRHGKAVDLASGSEASSSKSKCTLCLSTRQNPTGTTCGHVFCWNCIMEWCNEKPECPLCRTPITHSSLICIYHSDF; encoded by the exons ATGAGTGCCGGGGATCCCGCCGGCGATGCGGGGCCCAGCTCCCGCCGGGCCGGGGCGGCCGCGCGCCCGCGGCGGTTCCCGACGGCGGCGCAGCCGGAGGTCATGCGCGCGGCGGAGAAGGACGACAGCTACGCCGCCCACGTCACCGAGGCCTGCCGCGACGCCTTCCGCCACCTCTTCG GTACCAGGGTTGCCGTTGCTTACCAGAACGAG ATAAAATTGCTTGGGCAGTCCCTCTATTACTTGCTAACAACTGGTTCTGGCCAGCAAACACTCGGAGAAGAATATTGTGATATATCTCAG GTTGCAACCTCACATGGGCTTCCACCGACACCTGCTAGGCGGATGCTTTTCATTTTGTATCAAACTACTGTGCCCTATCTCGCTGAAAGAATCAG TTCGAGAATTGTCTCCCGTGGTATTTACATGGATGACTCTCAGTTTGATAATCATCATGAAAATGATAATCCTAGTAGAGGCATAACAGAATCCTCTACAAATACGAATGAGTCTTCGAGAAGCTTGAGTTTTCCCATGCTCTCGAGGTTGAGAAGCAAAGCGCATGCCTTTTGGCTATGGGTAGTTCAGAAATGGCCTTCG ATGCTGCCGCTTGGTCAAGATTTTATACAGTTGGCTATACGGACAAACCTGATGTTCTTCTACTTTGAAG GATTATATTATCATTTATCAAAGCGAGGAGCTGGTATTCATTATGTATTCATTGGTAAGCCAATGAATCAGAGGCCCAG GTACCAAATTTTGGGTATCTTTTTGCTGATCCAGTTGTGTATTCTTGGTGCTGAAAGACTCCGAAGAAGTAACTTATCATCAATAGCTAGTTCCATTAATCAAATTTCGTCCGGAAGCTATCCTTCATCTACAG GTCGGAGTGTCCCTGTTGTGAATGAAGATGGAAATATTATCagtgacatccgtcatggcaaAGCTGTAGATTTGGCTTCTGGTTCAGAG GCATCCAGTAGCAAGAGCAAGTGCACTCTCTGTCTCAGTACCCGGCAGAATCCTACTGGCACAACCTGCGGACATGTCTTCTGCTG GAACTGCATAATGGAGTGGTGCAATGAGAAGCCTGAATGCCCCCTATGCAGAACTCCTATTACCCATTCAAGTTTAATTTGTATATATCATTCAGATTTCTAG